The following proteins are encoded in a genomic region of Bacillota bacterium:
- the istA gene encoding IS21 family transposase — MVDIESIRKLYFVQRWSVRRISRELGYSRQSVRKAIASSAPPRYHLREPRPRPVVGPYLGVIEQWLWDDSEAPRKERHTARRIYQRLVAEYGFTGGESTVRQVVAELRGRQVEPYIPLVAAPGEMAQVDWGPAVAIIGGRRTEVQLFCLRLHFSGVAFVRAYPTQRLEAFLDGHCRAFEWLGGVPACLVYDNPKTAVVRILQGPEREEHVLFASLRAHYLFESRFCRPGQAHEKGGVENRLRCGPCRPIPSAAVSPGW, encoded by the coding sequence ATGGTCGATATCGAGTCTATCCGCAAACTGTACTTCGTCCAGCGCTGGTCCGTCCGCAGGATCAGCCGAGAGCTTGGCTATTCGCGCCAAAGCGTCCGCAAGGCCATCGCCAGCTCGGCGCCTCCCCGTTACCACCTCCGGGAACCCAGACCGCGGCCGGTCGTCGGCCCGTACCTGGGCGTCATCGAGCAGTGGCTGTGGGACGACTCGGAGGCACCCCGCAAGGAGCGGCACACGGCCCGGCGCATCTACCAGCGGCTCGTGGCCGAGTACGGCTTCACCGGCGGGGAGTCGACCGTTCGGCAGGTGGTGGCCGAACTCCGAGGCCGACAGGTCGAGCCCTACATCCCCCTGGTGGCCGCCCCGGGTGAGATGGCGCAAGTCGATTGGGGTCCGGCCGTGGCCATCATCGGGGGCCGGCGGACGGAGGTGCAGCTGTTCTGCCTGCGGCTGCATTTCAGTGGGGTCGCCTTCGTCCGCGCCTACCCCACGCAGCGCCTGGAGGCCTTCCTGGACGGTCACTGCCGGGCGTTTGAGTGGTTGGGAGGGGTACCGGCCTGCCTGGTCTACGACAACCCCAAGACGGCGGTGGTGCGCATCCTGCAGGGCCCCGAGCGGGAAGAGCACGTCCTGTTTGCGAGCCTGCGGGCGCACTATCTCTTTGAAAGCCGCTTCTGCCGGCCCGGGCAAGCTCACGAGAAAGGCGGCGTCGAGAACAGGCTGCGCTGCGGGCCTTGCC